The Chiloscyllium punctatum isolate Juve2018m chromosome 42, sChiPun1.3, whole genome shotgun sequence genome includes a region encoding these proteins:
- the ezh1 gene encoding histone-lysine N-methyltransferase EZH1 isoform X2, whose translation MFVCNRNKIRSRTEILNEDWKKLRIQPIAVSTMRTTSCGKWKCTVESLFLNFKSQAVMQKMLSPVAMSPVMYSWSPLQQNFMVEDETVLHNIPYMGDEVLEQDGVFIEELINNYDGKVHGDRECDFISDEIFTALVRGLIRESDDEVKPTTPSRTNSRQNMKRGQDELQCGDQNAEDGTEERSNRRLPPDKIFKAIAMMFPDRGSSKELREKYWELTKLCDPSAVPPECTPNIDGPNAKSVQRNQSLHSFHTLFCRRCFKYDCFLHPFHATPNMYKRKNKEIRVETTPCGKDCFMFLDGAKEFSASLSTVQNKTRTKRSTGRRRKHHHGNWNQPNVPPIAISELKDGDSDRECSGENCQSFSDLSEGSSRSQTPVKLKPMPGPDDASETPSPSKTPRITEIPGQIETLRTSEVSGMSEIPRMSEIHEKSETLRVNEIPGMSESPEMSETPRTSEILGMSETPELDVHSAIPQAVAWDSAEESLFRVLHGTYFNNFCAIARLIKTKTCTQVYEFAVKESSIIHKLPTDHHILSPPKKKRKHRLWAAHCRRMQLKKDNSSNQVYNYQPCDHPERPCDVTCPCVTAQNFCEKFCQCNPECQNRFPGCRCKTQCNTKQCPCYLAVRECDPDLCQTCGAAEYWGSKNVSCKNCSIQRGLKKHLLIAPSDVAGWGTFIKESVQKNEFISEYCGEIISQDEADRRGKVYDKYMSSFLFNLNNDFVVDATRKGNKIRFANHSVNPNCYAKVVMVNGDHRIGIFAKRMIYTGEELFFDYRYSQADALKYVGIERKMEML comes from the exons ATGTTTGTCTGTAACCGCAATAAGATCAGGAGCCGAACTGAAATTCTCAATGAAGATTGGAAGAAGCTGAGGATTCAGCCAATAGCTGTCAGCACCATGCGAACTACGAGCTGTGGCAAATGGAAG TGTACAGTCGAGAGTTTATTCCTAAACTTCAAGAGTCAGGCTGTCATGCAGAAGATGCTGAGTCCGGTGGCCATGAGTCCAGTGATGTATTCCTGGTCTCCTCTCCAGCAGAATTTCATG GTAGAAGATGAGACTGTCTTGCACAATATCCCATATATGGGAGATGAGGTCCTTGAGCAGGATGGTGTTTTTATTGAGGAACTGATCAATAATTATGATGGGAAGGTGCATGGAGACAGAG AGTGTGATTTTATCAGTGATGAGATCTTTACTGCACTTGTTCGTGGTCTCATTCGGGAGTCAGATGATGAAGTTAAGCCAACAACTCCCTCTCGCACCAACAGCCGACAGAATATGAAACGAGGACAGGATGAGTTGCAGTGCGGTGATCAAAATGCTGAGGATG GGACTGAGGAGAGATCTAACAGAAGGCTTCCACCAGACAAGATCTTCAAAGCCATCGCCATGATGTTTCCAGATCGGGGCTCATCGAAGGAGCTAAGAGAGAA GTACTGGGAGCTGACGAAACTCTGTGATCCCTCAGCAGTCCCTCCAGAGTGCACTCCAAACATTGATGGACCTAATGCTAAATCAGTGCAGCGTAATCAGTCCCTGCATTCCTTCCACACCCTTTTCTGCAGACGATGCTTCAAGTATGACTGCTTCCTGCACC CTTTTCATGCGACACCAAATATGTACAAAAGGAAAAATAAAGAGATAAGGGTGGAAACAACACCGTGTGGGAAGGACTGCTTCATGTTTCTG GATGGAGCCAAGGAgttttctgcctctctctccacTGTTCAAAATAAAACACGGACAAAACGGAGCACGGGGCGGCGCAGAAAGCATCACCATGGTAACTGGAACCAGCCCAATGTGCCCCCAATTGCAATCAGTGAGCTGAAAGATGGCGACAGTGACCGGGAATGCAGTGGTGAAAACTGCCAGAGCTTCTCAG ATTTATCAGAAGGAAGCTCCCGGAGTCAAACACCAGTCAAACTGAAACCAATGCCTGGACCAGATGATGCCTCTGAGACCCCTAGTCCGAGCAAGACCCCCAGGATAACTGAGATCCCTGGGCAAATTGAGACCCTCAGGACGAGCGAGGTCTCTGGGATGAGTGAGATTCCCAGGATGAGTGAGATTCATGAGAAGAGTGAAACCCTCAGGGTGAATGAGATTCCCGGGATGAGCGAGAGCCCTGAGATGAGCGAGACTCCCAGGACAAGTGAGATTCTGGGGATGAGTGAGACCCCTGAATTGGATGTACACAGTGCAATACCACAGGCTGTAGCttgggacagtgctgaggaatCGTTGTTCCGTGTGTTACATGGAACCTATTTCAACAATTTCTGTGCAATTGCCAGACTGATAAAAACCAAGACCTGCACTCAG GTGTATGAGTTTGCAGTGAAGGAATCTTCCATCATTCACAAGCTGCCCACGGACCATCATATTCTGTCCCCACCGAAGAAAAAAAGAAAGCACAG ATTGTGGGCAGCACATTGCAGGAGGATGCAGCTGAAGAAAG ACAATTCATCGAATCAGGTTTACAATTACCAGCCATGTGACCATCCTGAGCGACCCTGTGATGTCACATGTCCCTGTGTCACGGCCCAGAACTTCTGTGAGAAATTCTGTCAGTGCAACCCTGAGT GTCAGAATCGTTTTCCTGGCTGTCGCTGTAAGACCCAGTGTAACACCAAGCAGTGCCCATGTTACCTGGCAGTGCGTGAGTGTGACCCTGATCTGTGCCAGACATGTGGGGCAGCTGAATACTGGGGCAGCAAAAACGTCTCGTGCAAGAACTGCAGCATCCAGCGCGGCCTCAAGAAG caCCTACTCATTGCTCCATCAGACGTTGCAGGATGGGGAACCTTCATTAAGGAATCCGTCCAGAAGAATGAGTTCATCTCAGAATATTGTGGAGAG ATAATTTCTCAGGATGAAGCAGATCGTCGTGGGAAAGTCTATGATAAATACATGTCCAGTTTTCTCTTCAATCTAAACAATG ATTTTGTTGTTGATGCAACTCGCAAAGGAAACAAAATCCGTTTTGCAAATCACTCCGTCAATCCCAACTGCTATGCGAAAG TTGTCATGGTGAATGGCGATCACCGAATTGGAATATTTGCAAAAAGAATGATCTACACTGGCGAGGAATTATTCTTCGATTACAG ATACAGTCAGGCTGATGCACTGAAGTACGTGGGAATTGAACGGAAGATGGAAATGCTGTGA
- the ezh1 gene encoding histone-lysine N-methyltransferase EZH1 isoform X1 → MESEPSQNKPLANLSMDWRKRVKSEYMRLRQLKRFRRADEVKEMFVCNRNKIRSRTEILNEDWKKLRIQPIAVSTMRTTSCGKWKCTVESLFLNFKSQAVMQKMLSPVAMSPVMYSWSPLQQNFMVEDETVLHNIPYMGDEVLEQDGVFIEELINNYDGKVHGDRECDFISDEIFTALVRGLIRESDDEVKPTTPSRTNSRQNMKRGQDELQCGDQNAEDGTEERSNRRLPPDKIFKAIAMMFPDRGSSKELREKYWELTKLCDPSAVPPECTPNIDGPNAKSVQRNQSLHSFHTLFCRRCFKYDCFLHPFHATPNMYKRKNKEIRVETTPCGKDCFMFLDGAKEFSASLSTVQNKTRTKRSTGRRRKHHHGNWNQPNVPPIAISELKDGDSDRECSGENCQSFSDLSEGSSRSQTPVKLKPMPGPDDASETPSPSKTPRITEIPGQIETLRTSEVSGMSEIPRMSEIHEKSETLRVNEIPGMSESPEMSETPRTSEILGMSETPELDVHSAIPQAVAWDSAEESLFRVLHGTYFNNFCAIARLIKTKTCTQVYEFAVKESSIIHKLPTDHHILSPPKKKRKHRLWAAHCRRMQLKKDNSSNQVYNYQPCDHPERPCDVTCPCVTAQNFCEKFCQCNPECQNRFPGCRCKTQCNTKQCPCYLAVRECDPDLCQTCGAAEYWGSKNVSCKNCSIQRGLKKHLLIAPSDVAGWGTFIKESVQKNEFISEYCGEIISQDEADRRGKVYDKYMSSFLFNLNNDFVVDATRKGNKIRFANHSVNPNCYAKVVMVNGDHRIGIFAKRMIYTGEELFFDYRYSQADALKYVGIERKMEML, encoded by the exons ATGGAATCTGAACCCTCTCAGAATAAACCGTTGGCCAATCTGTCGATGGACTGGCGGAAACGAGTCAAGTCTGAATACATGCGCCTGCGACAACTCAAACGCTTCCGGAGGGCAGATGAAGTGAAG GAAATGTTTGTCTGTAACCGCAATAAGATCAGGAGCCGAACTGAAATTCTCAATGAAGATTGGAAGAAGCTGAGGATTCAGCCAATAGCTGTCAGCACCATGCGAACTACGAGCTGTGGCAAATGGAAG TGTACAGTCGAGAGTTTATTCCTAAACTTCAAGAGTCAGGCTGTCATGCAGAAGATGCTGAGTCCGGTGGCCATGAGTCCAGTGATGTATTCCTGGTCTCCTCTCCAGCAGAATTTCATG GTAGAAGATGAGACTGTCTTGCACAATATCCCATATATGGGAGATGAGGTCCTTGAGCAGGATGGTGTTTTTATTGAGGAACTGATCAATAATTATGATGGGAAGGTGCATGGAGACAGAG AGTGTGATTTTATCAGTGATGAGATCTTTACTGCACTTGTTCGTGGTCTCATTCGGGAGTCAGATGATGAAGTTAAGCCAACAACTCCCTCTCGCACCAACAGCCGACAGAATATGAAACGAGGACAGGATGAGTTGCAGTGCGGTGATCAAAATGCTGAGGATG GGACTGAGGAGAGATCTAACAGAAGGCTTCCACCAGACAAGATCTTCAAAGCCATCGCCATGATGTTTCCAGATCGGGGCTCATCGAAGGAGCTAAGAGAGAA GTACTGGGAGCTGACGAAACTCTGTGATCCCTCAGCAGTCCCTCCAGAGTGCACTCCAAACATTGATGGACCTAATGCTAAATCAGTGCAGCGTAATCAGTCCCTGCATTCCTTCCACACCCTTTTCTGCAGACGATGCTTCAAGTATGACTGCTTCCTGCACC CTTTTCATGCGACACCAAATATGTACAAAAGGAAAAATAAAGAGATAAGGGTGGAAACAACACCGTGTGGGAAGGACTGCTTCATGTTTCTG GATGGAGCCAAGGAgttttctgcctctctctccacTGTTCAAAATAAAACACGGACAAAACGGAGCACGGGGCGGCGCAGAAAGCATCACCATGGTAACTGGAACCAGCCCAATGTGCCCCCAATTGCAATCAGTGAGCTGAAAGATGGCGACAGTGACCGGGAATGCAGTGGTGAAAACTGCCAGAGCTTCTCAG ATTTATCAGAAGGAAGCTCCCGGAGTCAAACACCAGTCAAACTGAAACCAATGCCTGGACCAGATGATGCCTCTGAGACCCCTAGTCCGAGCAAGACCCCCAGGATAACTGAGATCCCTGGGCAAATTGAGACCCTCAGGACGAGCGAGGTCTCTGGGATGAGTGAGATTCCCAGGATGAGTGAGATTCATGAGAAGAGTGAAACCCTCAGGGTGAATGAGATTCCCGGGATGAGCGAGAGCCCTGAGATGAGCGAGACTCCCAGGACAAGTGAGATTCTGGGGATGAGTGAGACCCCTGAATTGGATGTACACAGTGCAATACCACAGGCTGTAGCttgggacagtgctgaggaatCGTTGTTCCGTGTGTTACATGGAACCTATTTCAACAATTTCTGTGCAATTGCCAGACTGATAAAAACCAAGACCTGCACTCAG GTGTATGAGTTTGCAGTGAAGGAATCTTCCATCATTCACAAGCTGCCCACGGACCATCATATTCTGTCCCCACCGAAGAAAAAAAGAAAGCACAG ATTGTGGGCAGCACATTGCAGGAGGATGCAGCTGAAGAAAG ACAATTCATCGAATCAGGTTTACAATTACCAGCCATGTGACCATCCTGAGCGACCCTGTGATGTCACATGTCCCTGTGTCACGGCCCAGAACTTCTGTGAGAAATTCTGTCAGTGCAACCCTGAGT GTCAGAATCGTTTTCCTGGCTGTCGCTGTAAGACCCAGTGTAACACCAAGCAGTGCCCATGTTACCTGGCAGTGCGTGAGTGTGACCCTGATCTGTGCCAGACATGTGGGGCAGCTGAATACTGGGGCAGCAAAAACGTCTCGTGCAAGAACTGCAGCATCCAGCGCGGCCTCAAGAAG caCCTACTCATTGCTCCATCAGACGTTGCAGGATGGGGAACCTTCATTAAGGAATCCGTCCAGAAGAATGAGTTCATCTCAGAATATTGTGGAGAG ATAATTTCTCAGGATGAAGCAGATCGTCGTGGGAAAGTCTATGATAAATACATGTCCAGTTTTCTCTTCAATCTAAACAATG ATTTTGTTGTTGATGCAACTCGCAAAGGAAACAAAATCCGTTTTGCAAATCACTCCGTCAATCCCAACTGCTATGCGAAAG TTGTCATGGTGAATGGCGATCACCGAATTGGAATATTTGCAAAAAGAATGATCTACACTGGCGAGGAATTATTCTTCGATTACAG ATACAGTCAGGCTGATGCACTGAAGTACGTGGGAATTGAACGGAAGATGGAAATGCTGTGA